In Nicotiana tabacum cultivar K326 chromosome 17, ASM71507v2, whole genome shotgun sequence, one DNA window encodes the following:
- the LOC107800909 gene encoding putative N-acetyltransferase HLS1-like: protein MGIGLKLVCEMEEWFRVNGAEYSYIATENDNQASIKLFTNKCGYSKFRTPSILVQPVFAHRARVSSRVTIIKLSPTDAETLYRRRFSTTEFFPRDIDSILYNKLNLGTFLAVPKGLYSAQTWPGVDEFLASQPESWAVLSVWNCKDVFNLEVRGASRMTKILAKTTRIVDRAFPWLKVPSVPEVFRPFGLHFLYGLGGKGPLAEKLTKSLCDFAHNLAKESRCSVVATEVANREPLRLAIPHWKKLSCAEDLWCMKRLGEDYSDGSLGDWTKSQPGLSIFVDPREV from the coding sequence ATGGGAATTGGGTTAAAATTGGTGTGCGAAATGGAGGAGTGGTTCAGAGTTAATGGTGCTGAATATTCGTACATAGCTACTGAAAACGACAACCAAGCTTCCATTAAGCTCTTCACCAACAAATGCGGTTACTCCAAGTTCCGTACCCCGTCCATTTTGGTCCAGCCCGTTTTCGCTCATCGGGCCCGGGTATCAAGTCGGGTCACTATTATCAAGCTCAGCCCAACTGACGCTGAAACACTATACCGCCGCCGGTTCTCCACTACCGAGTTCTTCCCACGCGATATTGATTCTATTCTATACAACAAACTCAATCTGGGTACTTTTCTAGCGGTTCCAAAGGGGCTTTACTCGGCCCAAACTTGGCCCGGAGTGGACGAGTTTTTGGCGAGTCAGCCCGAGTCATGGGCTGTGCTCAGCGTGTGGAACTGTAAGGACGTGTTCAATCTTGAGGTTCGTGGCGCGTCGCGAATGACAAAGATTCTTGCTAAGACGACTCGTATAGTGGACCGGGCTTTTCCTTGGCTCAAAGTACCGTCGGTGCCGGAGGTTTTCAGGCCATTTGGGCTTCACTTTTTGTATGGGCTTGGTGGAAAAGGCCCATTAGCTGAAAAGTTAACAAAATCCCTGTGTGATTTTGCACATAATCTAGCTAAAGAGTCGCGGTGTAGCGTGGTGGCGACGGAGGTGGCAAATCGTGAACCGTTAAGGTTAGCAATTCCACACTGGAAAAAGCTATCTTGCGCAGAGGATTTATGGTGCATGAAACGACTAGGGGAAGACTATAGTGACGGGTCATTAGGTGACTGGACAAAGTCACAACCTGGTCTTTCTATTTTTGTTGATCCTAGAGAAGTCTAA